A window from Camelus dromedarius isolate mCamDro1 chromosome 9, mCamDro1.pat, whole genome shotgun sequence encodes these proteins:
- the BAX gene encoding apoptosis regulator BAX isoform X1, with translation MDGSGEQPRGGGPTSSEQIMKTGALLLQGFIQDRAGRMGGETPELGLEQIPQDASTKKLSECLKRIGDELDSNMELQRMIAAVDTDSPREVFFRVAAEMFSDGNFNWGRVVALFYFASKLVLKALCTKVPELIRTIMRWTLDFLRERLLGWIQDQGGWDGLLSYFGTPTWQTVTIFVAGVLTASLTIWKKMG, from the exons ATGGACGGGTCCGGGGAGCAACCCAGAGGCGGGG GGCCCACCAGCTCTGAGCAGATCATGAAGACAGGGGCCCTTTTGCTTCAGGG TTTCATCCAGGATCGAGCAGGGCGAATGGGGGGAGAGACAcctgagctgggcctggagcaGATTCCCCAGGATGCGTCCACCAAGAAGCTGAGCGAGTGTCTCAAGCGCATCGGAGATGAACTCGACAGTAACATGGAGTTGCAGAG GATGATCGCGGCTGTGGACACAGACTCCCCCCGAGAGGTCTTTTTCCGAGTGGCGGCCGAAATGTTTTCTGACGGCAACTTCAACTGGGGCCGGGTTGTAGCCCTTTTCTACTTTGCCAGCAAACTGGTGCTCAAG GCCCTGTGCACCAAGGTGCCTGAACTGATCAGGACAATCATGCGCTGGACACTGGACTTCCTTCGAGAGCGGCTGCTGGGCTGGATCCAGGACCAGGGTGGTTGG GACGGCCTCCTCTCCTACTTTGGGACACCCACGTGGCAGACAGTGACCATCTTCGTGGCCGGAGTGCTCACCGCCTCACTCACCATCTGGAAGAAGATGGGCTGA
- the BAX gene encoding apoptosis regulator BAX isoform X3 — MDGSGEQPRGGGPTSSEQIMKTGALLLQGFIQDRAGRMGGETPELGLEQIPQDASTKKLSECLKRIGDELDSNMELQRMIAAVDTDSPREVFFRVAAEMFSDGNFNWGRVVALFYFASKLVLKALCTKVPELIRTIMRWTLDFLRERLLGWIQDQGGWVRGYPLAKMLKCPMSLSPGRPPLLLWDTHVADSDHLRGRSAHRLTHHLEEDGLKPPAALDCVFSA; from the exons ATGGACGGGTCCGGGGAGCAACCCAGAGGCGGGG GGCCCACCAGCTCTGAGCAGATCATGAAGACAGGGGCCCTTTTGCTTCAGGG TTTCATCCAGGATCGAGCAGGGCGAATGGGGGGAGAGACAcctgagctgggcctggagcaGATTCCCCAGGATGCGTCCACCAAGAAGCTGAGCGAGTGTCTCAAGCGCATCGGAGATGAACTCGACAGTAACATGGAGTTGCAGAG GATGATCGCGGCTGTGGACACAGACTCCCCCCGAGAGGTCTTTTTCCGAGTGGCGGCCGAAATGTTTTCTGACGGCAACTTCAACTGGGGCCGGGTTGTAGCCCTTTTCTACTTTGCCAGCAAACTGGTGCTCAAG GCCCTGTGCACCAAGGTGCCTGAACTGATCAGGACAATCATGCGCTGGACACTGGACTTCCTTCGAGAGCGGCTGCTGGGCTGGATCCAGGACCAGGGTGGTTGGGTGAG GGGCTATCCCTTGGCCAAGATGCTGAAGTGCCCAATGTCCCTGTCCCCAGGACGGCCTCCTCTCCTACTTTGGGACACCCACGTGGCAGACAGTGACCATCTTCGTGGCCGGAGTGCTCACCGCCTCACTCACCATCTGGAAGAAGATGGGCTGAAGCCACCAGCAGCCTTGGACTGTGTCTTTTCTGCATAA
- the BAX gene encoding apoptosis regulator BAX isoform X2 translates to MGGETPELGLEQIPQDASTKKLSECLKRIGDELDSNMELQRMIAAVDTDSPREVFFRVAAEMFSDGNFNWGRVVALFYFASKLVLKALCTKVPELIRTIMRWTLDFLRERLLGWIQDQGGWDGLLSYFGTPTWQTVTIFVAGVLTASLTIWKKMG, encoded by the exons ATGGGGGGAGAGACAcctgagctgggcctggagcaGATTCCCCAGGATGCGTCCACCAAGAAGCTGAGCGAGTGTCTCAAGCGCATCGGAGATGAACTCGACAGTAACATGGAGTTGCAGAG GATGATCGCGGCTGTGGACACAGACTCCCCCCGAGAGGTCTTTTTCCGAGTGGCGGCCGAAATGTTTTCTGACGGCAACTTCAACTGGGGCCGGGTTGTAGCCCTTTTCTACTTTGCCAGCAAACTGGTGCTCAAG GCCCTGTGCACCAAGGTGCCTGAACTGATCAGGACAATCATGCGCTGGACACTGGACTTCCTTCGAGAGCGGCTGCTGGGCTGGATCCAGGACCAGGGTGGTTGG GACGGCCTCCTCTCCTACTTTGGGACACCCACGTGGCAGACAGTGACCATCTTCGTGGCCGGAGTGCTCACCGCCTCACTCACCATCTGGAAGAAGATGGGCTGA
- the FTL gene encoding ferritin light chain: MSSQIRQNYSSEVEASVNHLVNMHLRASYTYLSLGFYFDRDDVALEGVGHFFRELAEEKREGAERLLKMQNQRGGRALFQDVQKPSQDEWGKTQDAMEAAIALEKNLNQALLDLHALGSARADPHLCDFLENHFLDEEVKLIKKMGDHLTNLRRLSGPQAGLGEYLFERLTLKHD, from the exons ATGAGCTCCCAGATTCGTCAGAATTATTCCAGCGAGGTTGAGGCCTCTGTCAACCACCTGGTCAACATGCATCTGCGGGCCTCCTACACCTACCTCTCTCTG GGCTTCTATTTCGACCGCGACGATGTGGCTCTGGAGGGTGTTGGCCACTTTTTCCGCGAATTGGCTGAGGAGAAGCGCGAGGGCGCGGAGCGTCTCTTGAAAATGCAAAACCAGCGCGGCGGCCGCGCCCTCTTCCAGGACGTGCAG AAGCCATCTCAAGATGAGTGGGGTAAAACCCAGGATGCTATGGAAGCTGCTATTGCCCTGGAGAAGAACCTGAACCAGGCCCTTTTGGATCTGCATGCCCTGGGTTCTGCCCGTGCAGACCCACAT CTCTGTGACTTCCTGGAGAACCACTTCCTGGATGAGGAGGTGAAACTCATCAAGAAGATGGGCGACCACCTGACTAACCTCCGCAGGCTCTCTGGTCCTCAGGCTGGGCTGGGCGAGTATCTCTTCGAAAGGCTCACCCTCAAGCACGACTAG
- the GYS1 gene encoding glycogen [starch] synthase, muscle isoform X1, which produces MPLNRTLSMSSLPGLEDWEDEFDLENTVLFEVAWEVANKVGGIYTVLQTKAKVTGDEWGDNYYLVGPYTEQGVRTQVELLEPPTPALKRTLDSMNSKGCKVYFGRWLIEGSPLVVLLDVGASAWALERWKGELWDTCNIGVPWYDREANDAVLFGFLTTWFLGEFLAQSEEKPHVVAHFHEWLAGVGLCLCRARRLPVATIFTTHATLLGRYLCAGAVDFYNNLENFNVDKEAGERQIYHRYCMERAAAHCAHVFTTVSQITAIEAQHLLKRKPDIVTPNGLNVKKFSAMHEFQNLHAQSKARIQEFVRGHFYGHLDFNLDKTLYFFIAGRYEFSNKGADVFLEALARLNYLLRVNGSEQTVVAFFIMPARTNNFNVETLKGQAVRKQLWDTANTVKEKFGRKLYESLLVGSLPDMNKMLDKEDFTMMKRAIFATQRQSFPPVCTHNMLDDSSDPILTTIRRIGLFNSSADRVKVIFHPEFLSSTSPLLPVDYEEFVRGCHLGVFPSYYEPWGYTPAECTVMGIPSISTNLSGFGCFMEEHIADPSAYGIYILDRRFRSLDDSCSQLTSFLYSFCQQSRRQRIIQRNRTERLSDLLDWKYLGRYYMSARHMALAKAFPEHFTYEPHEADATQGYRYPRPASVPPSPSLSRHSSPHQSEDEEEPRDVPPDEDASASSDQPQVLLDSPWSLGSTVEKGQQATAGQSREPTTATLHR; this is translated from the exons ATGCCTCTAAACCGCACTTTGTCCATGTCCTCACTGCCAGGACTGGAGGATTGGGAAGATGAATTCGACCTGGAGAACACAGTGCTCTTCGAGGTGGCCTGGGAGGTGGCCAACAAGG TGGGCGGCATCTACACGGTGCTGCAGACGAAGGCGAAGGTGACAGGGGATGAGTGGGGCGACAACTACTACCTGGTGGGACCGTACACGGAGCAGGGCGTGAGGACCCAGGTGGAACTGCTCGAGCCCCCGACCCCGGCCCTGAAGAGGACGCTGGACTCCATGAACAGCAAGGGTTGCAAG GTGTATTTCGGGCGCTGGCTGATCGAGGGGAGCCCCCTGGTGGTGCTCCTGGACGTGGGGGCCTCAGCCTGGGCCCTGGAGCGCTGGAAGGGCGAGCTGTGGGACACGTGCAACATCGGGGTGCCCTGGTACGACCGGGAGGCTAACGATGCCGTCCTTTTTGGCTTCCTCACCACCTGGTTCCTGGGTGAG TTCCTGGCCCAGAGCGAGGAGAAACCACATGTGGTTGCGCACTTCCATGAGTGGTTGGCGGGCGTCGGGCTCTGCCTGTGCCGTGCCCGGCGGCTGCCTGTGGCTACAATCTTCACCACCCATGCCACGCTGCTGGGGCGATACCTATGTGCCGGTGCTGTGGACTTCTACAATAACCTGGAGAAT TTCAATGTGGACAAGGAAGCAGGTGAGAGGCAAATCTATCACCGCTACTGCATGGAGCGGGCAGCAGCCCACTGCGCTCATGTCTTCACTACCGTGTCCCAGATTACCGCCATCGAGGCTCAGCACCTGCTCAAAAGGAAACCAG ATATCGTGACCCCCAATGGACTGAATGTGAAGAAATTCTCTGCCATGCATGAATTCCAGAACCTCCATGCTCAGAGCAAGGCTCGAATCCAGGAGTTTGTGCGGGGCCATTTTTATGG GCACCTGGACTTCAACTTGGACAAGACCTTGTACTTCTTTATTGCTGGCCGCTATGAGTTCTCCAACAAGGGGGCTGATGTCTTCCTGGAGGCTTTGGCCCGGCTCAACTATCTGCTCAGA GTGAACGGCAGCGAGCAGACAGTGGTCGCCTTCTTCATCATGCCGGCTCGGACCAACAACTTCAACGTGGAAACCCTGAAGGGCCAAGCCGTGCGCAAGCAGCTTTG GGATACAGCCAACACAGTGAAGGAGAAGTTTGGGAGGAAACTTTATGAATCCTTGCTGGT GGGGAGCCTCCCAGACATGAACAAGATGCTGGACAAGGAGGATTTCACTATGATGAAGAGAGCCATCTTTGCCACACAG CGGCAGTCTTTTCCCCCTGTGTGCACCCACAATATGCTGGATGACTCCTCGGACCCTATCTTGACTACCATCCGCCGAATTGGCCTCTTCAATAGTAGTGCCGACAGGGTCAAG GTGATTTTTCACCCAGAGTTCCTCTCCTCCACAAGCCCCCTGCTCCCCGTGGACTATGAAGAGTTTGTCCGTGGCTGCCACCTTGGGGTCTTCCCCTCCTACTATGAGCCTTGGGGCTACACGCCAG CTGAGTGCACGGTCATGGgtatccccagtatctccaccaACCTCTCCGGCTTCGGCTGCTTCATGGAGGAACACATCGCAGACCCCTCAGCTTACG GCATCTACATCCTGGACCGGCGGTTCCGCAGCCTGGATGATTCCTGCTCGCAGCTCACCTCCTTCCTCTACAGCTTCTGCCAGCAGAGCCGGCGGCAGCGCATTATCCAGCGGAACCGCACGGAGCGCCTCTCTGATCTTCTGGACTGGAAATACCTAGGCCGG TACTACATGTCCGCGCGCCACATGGCACTGGCCAAGGCCTTTCCGGAACACTTCACTTACGAGCCCCACGAGGCTGACGCG ACCCAGGGCTACCGCTACCCACGGCCAGCCTCAGTGCCACCATCACCCTCACTGTCACGACACTCGAGCCCGCACCAGAGCGAGGATGAGGAGGAGCCCAGGGATGTACCACCGGATGAAGACG CATCTGCTTCCAGTGACCAACCCCAGGTCTTACTAGACTCTCCCTGGAGTCTGGGTTCTACCGTCGAGAAGGGGCAGCAGGCAACAGCCGGGCAAAGCAGAGAACCCACTACTGCAACACTCCACAGGTAA
- the GYS1 gene encoding glycogen [starch] synthase, muscle (The RefSeq protein has 4 substitutions compared to this genomic sequence), with translation MPLNRTLSMSSLPGLEDWEDEFDLGNTVLFEVAWEVANKVGGIYTVLQTKAKVTGDEWGDNYYLVGPYTEQGVRTQVELLEPPTPALKRTLDSMNSKGCKVYFGRWLIEGSPLVVLLDVGASAWALERWKGELWDTCNIGVPWYDREANDAVLFGFLTTWFLGEFLAQSEEKPHVVAHFHEWLAGVGLCLCRARRLPVATIFTTHATLLGRYLCAGAVDFYNNLENFNVDKEAGERQIYHRYCMERAAAHCAHVFTTVSQITAFEAQHLLKRKPDIVTPNGLNVKKFSAMHEFQNLHAQSKARIQEFVRGHFYGHLDFNLDKTLYFFIAGRYEFSNKGADVFLEALARLNYLLRVNGSEQTVVAFFIMPARTNNFNVETLKGQAVRKQLWDTANTVKEKSGRKLYESLLVGSLPDMNKMLDKEDFTMMKRAIFATQRQSFPPVCTHNMLDDSSDPILTTIRRIGLFNSSADRVKVIFHPEFLSSTSPLLPVDYEEFVRGCHLGVFPSYYEPWGYTPAECTVMGIPSISTNLSGFGCFMEEHIADPSAYGIYILDRRFRSLDDSCSQLTSFLYSFCQQSRRQRIIQRNRTERLSDLLDWKYLGRYYMSARHMALAKASPEHFTYEPHEADATQGYRYPRPASVPPSPSLSRHSSPHQSEDEEEPRDVPPDEDGERYDEDEEAAKDRRNIRAPEWPRRASCTSSSGGSKRGSVDTAPSSSLSTPSEPLSPASSLGEERN, from the exons ATGCCTCTAAACCGCACTTTGTCCATGTCCTCACTGCCAGGACTGGAGGATTGGGAAGATGAATTCGACCTGGAGAACACAGTGCTCTTCGAGGTGGCCTGGGAGGTGGCCAACAAGG TGGGCGGCATCTACACGGTGCTGCAGACGAAGGCGAAGGTGACAGGGGATGAGTGGGGCGACAACTACTACCTGGTGGGACCGTACACGGAGCAGGGCGTGAGGACCCAGGTGGAACTGCTCGAGCCCCCGACCCCGGCCCTGAAGAGGACGCTGGACTCCATGAACAGCAAGGGTTGCAAG GTGTATTTCGGGCGCTGGCTGATCGAGGGGAGCCCCCTGGTGGTGCTCCTGGACGTGGGGGCCTCAGCCTGGGCCCTGGAGCGCTGGAAGGGCGAGCTGTGGGACACGTGCAACATCGGGGTGCCCTGGTACGACCGGGAGGCTAACGATGCCGTCCTTTTTGGCTTCCTCACCACCTGGTTCCTGGGTGAG TTCCTGGCCCAGAGCGAGGAGAAACCACATGTGGTTGCGCACTTCCATGAGTGGTTGGCGGGCGTCGGGCTCTGCCTGTGCCGTGCCCGGCGGCTGCCTGTGGCTACAATCTTCACCACCCATGCCACGCTGCTGGGGCGATACCTATGTGCCGGTGCTGTGGACTTCTACAATAACCTGGAGAAT TTCAATGTGGACAAGGAAGCAGGTGAGAGGCAAATCTATCACCGCTACTGCATGGAGCGGGCAGCAGCCCACTGCGCTCATGTCTTCACTACCGTGTCCCAGATTACCGCCATCGAGGCTCAGCACCTGCTCAAAAGGAAACCAG ATATCGTGACCCCCAATGGACTGAATGTGAAGAAATTCTCTGCCATGCATGAATTCCAGAACCTCCATGCTCAGAGCAAGGCTCGAATCCAGGAGTTTGTGCGGGGCCATTTTTATGG GCACCTGGACTTCAACTTGGACAAGACCTTGTACTTCTTTATTGCTGGCCGCTATGAGTTCTCCAACAAGGGGGCTGATGTCTTCCTGGAGGCTTTGGCCCGGCTCAACTATCTGCTCAGA GTGAACGGCAGCGAGCAGACAGTGGTCGCCTTCTTCATCATGCCGGCTCGGACCAACAACTTCAACGTGGAAACCCTGAAGGGCCAAGCCGTGCGCAAGCAGCTTTG GGATACAGCCAACACAGTGAAGGAGAAGTTTGGGAGGAAACTTTATGAATCCTTGCTGGT GGGGAGCCTCCCAGACATGAACAAGATGCTGGACAAGGAGGATTTCACTATGATGAAGAGAGCCATCTTTGCCACACAG CGGCAGTCTTTTCCCCCTGTGTGCACCCACAATATGCTGGATGACTCCTCGGACCCTATCTTGACTACCATCCGCCGAATTGGCCTCTTCAATAGTAGTGCCGACAGGGTCAAG GTGATTTTTCACCCAGAGTTCCTCTCCTCCACAAGCCCCCTGCTCCCCGTGGACTATGAAGAGTTTGTCCGTGGCTGCCACCTTGGGGTCTTCCCCTCCTACTATGAGCCTTGGGGCTACACGCCAG CTGAGTGCACGGTCATGGgtatccccagtatctccaccaACCTCTCCGGCTTCGGCTGCTTCATGGAGGAACACATCGCAGACCCCTCAGCTTACG GCATCTACATCCTGGACCGGCGGTTCCGCAGCCTGGATGATTCCTGCTCGCAGCTCACCTCCTTCCTCTACAGCTTCTGCCAGCAGAGCCGGCGGCAGCGCATTATCCAGCGGAACCGCACGGAGCGCCTCTCTGATCTTCTGGACTGGAAATACCTAGGCCGG TACTACATGTCCGCGCGCCACATGGCACTGGCCAAGGCCTTTCCGGAACACTTCACTTACGAGCCCCACGAGGCTGACGCG ACCCAGGGCTACCGCTACCCACGGCCAGCCTCAGTGCCACCATCACCCTCACTGTCACGACACTCGAGCCCGCACCAGAGCGAGGATGAGGAGGAGCCCAGGGATGTACCACCGGATGAAGACGGTGAGCGCTACGATGAGGACGAGGAGGCCGCCAAGGACCGGCGCAATATCCGCGCTCCTGAGTGGCCGCGCCGCGCCTCCTGCACCTCTTCCTCTGGCGGGAGCAAGCGCGGCTCGGTGGACACAGCGCCCTCCAGCTCACTGAGCACCCCCAGCGAGCCCCTCAGCCCTGCCAGTTCCCTGGGCGAGGAGCGCAACTAA
- the GYS1 gene encoding glycogen [starch] synthase, muscle isoform X2: MNSTWRTQCSSRWPGRWPTRVYFGRWLIEGSPLVVLLDVGASAWALERWKGELWDTCNIGVPWYDREANDAVLFGFLTTWFLGEFLAQSEEKPHVVAHFHEWLAGVGLCLCRARRLPVATIFTTHATLLGRYLCAGAVDFYNNLENFNVDKEAGERQIYHRYCMERAAAHCAHVFTTVSQITAIEAQHLLKRKPDIVTPNGLNVKKFSAMHEFQNLHAQSKARIQEFVRGHFYGHLDFNLDKTLYFFIAGRYEFSNKGADVFLEALARLNYLLRVNGSEQTVVAFFIMPARTNNFNVETLKGQAVRKQLWDTANTVKEKFGRKLYESLLVGSLPDMNKMLDKEDFTMMKRAIFATQRQSFPPVCTHNMLDDSSDPILTTIRRIGLFNSSADRVKVIFHPEFLSSTSPLLPVDYEEFVRGCHLGVFPSYYEPWGYTPAECTVMGIPSISTNLSGFGCFMEEHIADPSAYGIYILDRRFRSLDDSCSQLTSFLYSFCQQSRRQRIIQRNRTERLSDLLDWKYLGRYYMSARHMALAKAFPEHFTYEPHEADATQGYRYPRPASVPPSPSLSRHSSPHQSEDEEEPRDVPPDEDGERYDEDEEAAKDRRNIRAPEWPRRASCTSSSGGSKRGSVDTAPSSSLSTPSEPLSPASSLGEERN, from the exons ATGAATTCGACCTGGAGAACACAGTGCTCTTCGAGGTGGCCTGGGAGGTGGCCAACAAGG GTGTATTTCGGGCGCTGGCTGATCGAGGGGAGCCCCCTGGTGGTGCTCCTGGACGTGGGGGCCTCAGCCTGGGCCCTGGAGCGCTGGAAGGGCGAGCTGTGGGACACGTGCAACATCGGGGTGCCCTGGTACGACCGGGAGGCTAACGATGCCGTCCTTTTTGGCTTCCTCACCACCTGGTTCCTGGGTGAG TTCCTGGCCCAGAGCGAGGAGAAACCACATGTGGTTGCGCACTTCCATGAGTGGTTGGCGGGCGTCGGGCTCTGCCTGTGCCGTGCCCGGCGGCTGCCTGTGGCTACAATCTTCACCACCCATGCCACGCTGCTGGGGCGATACCTATGTGCCGGTGCTGTGGACTTCTACAATAACCTGGAGAAT TTCAATGTGGACAAGGAAGCAGGTGAGAGGCAAATCTATCACCGCTACTGCATGGAGCGGGCAGCAGCCCACTGCGCTCATGTCTTCACTACCGTGTCCCAGATTACCGCCATCGAGGCTCAGCACCTGCTCAAAAGGAAACCAG ATATCGTGACCCCCAATGGACTGAATGTGAAGAAATTCTCTGCCATGCATGAATTCCAGAACCTCCATGCTCAGAGCAAGGCTCGAATCCAGGAGTTTGTGCGGGGCCATTTTTATGG GCACCTGGACTTCAACTTGGACAAGACCTTGTACTTCTTTATTGCTGGCCGCTATGAGTTCTCCAACAAGGGGGCTGATGTCTTCCTGGAGGCTTTGGCCCGGCTCAACTATCTGCTCAGA GTGAACGGCAGCGAGCAGACAGTGGTCGCCTTCTTCATCATGCCGGCTCGGACCAACAACTTCAACGTGGAAACCCTGAAGGGCCAAGCCGTGCGCAAGCAGCTTTG GGATACAGCCAACACAGTGAAGGAGAAGTTTGGGAGGAAACTTTATGAATCCTTGCTGGT GGGGAGCCTCCCAGACATGAACAAGATGCTGGACAAGGAGGATTTCACTATGATGAAGAGAGCCATCTTTGCCACACAG CGGCAGTCTTTTCCCCCTGTGTGCACCCACAATATGCTGGATGACTCCTCGGACCCTATCTTGACTACCATCCGCCGAATTGGCCTCTTCAATAGTAGTGCCGACAGGGTCAAG GTGATTTTTCACCCAGAGTTCCTCTCCTCCACAAGCCCCCTGCTCCCCGTGGACTATGAAGAGTTTGTCCGTGGCTGCCACCTTGGGGTCTTCCCCTCCTACTATGAGCCTTGGGGCTACACGCCAG CTGAGTGCACGGTCATGGgtatccccagtatctccaccaACCTCTCCGGCTTCGGCTGCTTCATGGAGGAACACATCGCAGACCCCTCAGCTTACG GCATCTACATCCTGGACCGGCGGTTCCGCAGCCTGGATGATTCCTGCTCGCAGCTCACCTCCTTCCTCTACAGCTTCTGCCAGCAGAGCCGGCGGCAGCGCATTATCCAGCGGAACCGCACGGAGCGCCTCTCTGATCTTCTGGACTGGAAATACCTAGGCCGG TACTACATGTCCGCGCGCCACATGGCACTGGCCAAGGCCTTTCCGGAACACTTCACTTACGAGCCCCACGAGGCTGACGCG ACCCAGGGCTACCGCTACCCACGGCCAGCCTCAGTGCCACCATCACCCTCACTGTCACGACACTCGAGCCCGCACCAGAGCGAGGATGAGGAGGAGCCCAGGGATGTACCACCGGATGAAGACGGTGAGCGCTACGATGAGGACGAGGAGGCCGCCAAGGACCGGCGCAATATCCGCGCTCCTGAGTGGCCGCGCCGCGCCTCCTGCACCTCTTCCTCTGGCGGGAGCAAGCGCGGCTCGGTGGACACAGCGCCCTCCAGCTCACTGAGCACCCCCAGCGAGCCCCTCAGCCCTGCCAGTTCCCTGGGCGAGGAGCGCAACTAA